In Fluviispira sanaruensis, a genomic segment contains:
- the smpB gene encoding SsrA-binding protein SmpB — protein MEHEKTMKSISKNRKAWHDYFIEEKIEAGVSLKGSEVKVLRDGHGSIVEGYAMVRDGQAWLVNAYIPSLKHASYLNHNERRDRRLLLHRNQIERLDAATRQKGYTLIPLEIYFDDNNRVKIELGLAKGKAHHDKRDAEKQKDAKKEAQKAMKRY, from the coding sequence ATTGAACATGAGAAAACTATGAAATCAATCTCAAAAAATAGAAAAGCTTGGCACGACTACTTTATTGAAGAAAAGATAGAAGCAGGTGTGAGCTTAAAAGGCAGTGAAGTAAAAGTATTACGCGATGGACATGGAAGCATTGTCGAAGGTTACGCCATGGTGCGCGATGGGCAAGCCTGGCTAGTGAATGCCTATATACCTTCGCTAAAACATGCAAGTTACTTAAATCATAACGAAAGAAGAGATAGAAGACTTCTCTTACACAGAAATCAAATTGAGCGCCTCGATGCGGCAACTCGGCAAAAAGGCTACACACTCATTCCGCTAGAAATTTATTTTGATGATAATAATCGGGTGAAAATTGAACTTGGCCTTGCTAAAGGCAAAGCACATCACGATAAGCGTGATGCGGAAAAACAAAAAGATGCTAAAAAAGAAGCACAAAAAGCAATGAAGAGGTATTAA
- a CDS encoding shikimate dehydrogenase family protein, with the protein MNKMNSVSTSFVPDGKTKYCFLFGASIEKSLSPELHTKWFQIENLNCIYLPMPIRTVELFTALLLNIVETEGFIGGNITAPYKNSVVNMNIFTMTATVHAIQAANTIYQDNRGNWCLDNTDIFGVEKSIQHLITKEEKYYALVLGGGGAAAAALYNCSEDKNCLKTFCFTRNPSKTIACFPFLMQQRDVETHFLVNEELEKTIEQISQDKVKLVLINTLPIGFATNETNPYALYVIEQALFKIKKNNIFYFDMIYADTMAISFARKNKIKAINGKKMLEEQAKKSFALWRNQLIKS; encoded by the coding sequence ATGAATAAAATGAATTCAGTGTCAACTTCTTTTGTCCCAGATGGGAAAACAAAATATTGTTTTCTTTTTGGCGCATCAATTGAAAAATCTCTTTCTCCCGAGCTTCACACGAAGTGGTTTCAGATAGAAAATTTAAATTGCATTTACCTTCCAATGCCTATCAGAACAGTTGAATTATTTACTGCTTTATTATTAAATATTGTTGAAACAGAAGGATTTATAGGTGGAAATATCACAGCTCCATATAAAAATAGTGTTGTGAATATGAATATTTTTACAATGACTGCAACTGTGCACGCAATACAAGCAGCAAATACAATATACCAAGATAATAGAGGAAACTGGTGCCTTGACAATACAGATATATTTGGGGTCGAAAAATCAATTCAACACCTTATAACCAAAGAAGAAAAATACTATGCTCTCGTTTTGGGCGGTGGTGGTGCGGCAGCTGCTGCACTGTATAATTGCAGTGAAGATAAGAACTGTTTAAAAACTTTTTGTTTTACTCGGAATCCCTCTAAAACAATTGCTTGCTTTCCTTTTCTTATGCAGCAAAGGGATGTTGAAACGCATTTTCTAGTAAATGAAGAACTTGAAAAAACGATTGAGCAAATTTCTCAGGATAAAGTTAAACTGGTACTTATCAACACTCTGCCAATCGGTTTTGCTACGAACGAAACGAATCCGTATGCACTCTATGTAATTGAGCAAGCTTTATTTAAAATCAAGAAAAATAATATTTTCTATTTTGATATGATTTATGCGGATACTATGGCAATATCTTTTGCAAGAAAAAATAAAATAAAAGCCATAAACGGGAAAAAAATGCTGGAGGAGCAAGCAAAGAAAAGCTTTGCTCTTTGGCGCAATCAACTTATTAAGAGTTAA
- a CDS encoding aminotransferase class I/II-fold pyridoxal phosphate-dependent enzyme encodes MMQTTNRIAKRWSATQKSIFSEMTALSKLYNAVNLGQGFPDFYGPTRLLESISKQVLSCHNQYSPSQGEEALRREVSYYVESTSGVIYDPESEITITTGASEALYSAINAFINPGDRVLVFEPAFDLYYQAIANAGGEVVPIRLHSPDTPVGVRGGGWTIDWSEFDAAAAGGFSLLIFNSPHNPTGKVFSEDEIDRISSKVLKNNAIVLSDEVYENLTYASHKHISLCTIPKIQHLVARISSAAKTFGFTGLKTGWICAPANLTNAIRIVHQATVFCTSPFTQLGLAEVMSDKKWFENYLSEQKKSYETKRNYLKSVLERAGYHTSSCEGTFFLTANFEGLAGDMSDVLYARQLVETHRVTTIPVSVFYKNPPKSLPWVRFAFCKKDETLHTVADLLLNS; translated from the coding sequence ATGATGCAAACCACAAACAGAATTGCCAAACGTTGGAGTGCGACCCAAAAAAGCATTTTTTCAGAAATGACAGCATTATCAAAGCTTTATAACGCTGTAAACCTTGGTCAGGGATTTCCTGATTTTTATGGCCCTACCCGCTTACTGGAATCCATCTCTAAACAAGTTTTGTCATGTCACAATCAATACTCACCCTCCCAAGGAGAAGAAGCACTTAGAAGGGAAGTGTCTTATTATGTGGAGTCGACTTCTGGAGTTATTTATGACCCCGAAAGCGAAATAACAATTACAACAGGTGCTTCTGAAGCTCTTTATAGCGCTATAAATGCTTTTATCAATCCAGGCGACAGAGTCCTCGTTTTTGAACCTGCATTCGATCTCTATTATCAAGCCATTGCGAATGCGGGGGGAGAAGTTGTTCCCATCAGACTGCATTCTCCAGACACACCTGTTGGTGTAAGGGGAGGTGGCTGGACAATTGATTGGAGTGAATTCGATGCTGCTGCGGCAGGGGGATTTTCACTTCTCATTTTTAATTCACCGCACAATCCAACAGGAAAAGTGTTTAGCGAAGATGAAATTGATCGCATTTCATCGAAGGTTTTAAAAAATAATGCGATCGTATTAAGTGACGAAGTTTATGAAAATTTAACCTATGCCTCACATAAACATATTTCGCTCTGCACAATACCCAAAATTCAGCATCTCGTTGCAAGGATCAGTTCCGCTGCAAAAACATTTGGTTTTACAGGACTCAAAACGGGGTGGATCTGCGCTCCAGCTAACTTAACAAATGCAATTCGCATTGTTCATCAAGCAACAGTTTTTTGCACAAGTCCATTCACTCAACTGGGATTGGCTGAAGTTATGTCCGATAAAAAATGGTTTGAAAACTATTTGTCTGAACAAAAGAAAAGTTATGAAACAAAAAGAAATTATTTGAAATCTGTTTTAGAGAGAGCGGGTTACCACACGAGCAGTTGTGAAGGCACATTTTTCTTAACAGCGAATTTTGAAGGGCTCGCTGGTGATATGTCTGATGTTTTATATGCAAGACAACTTGTTGAAACACATAGAGTAACAACCATCCCTGTCTCTGTTTTTTATAAGAATCCGCCCAAAAGCTTACCATGGGTACGTTTTGCTTTTTGTAAGAAAGACGAAACACTCCATACGGTGGCTGATTTATTACTTAACTCTTAA
- the tilS gene encoding tRNA lysidine(34) synthetase TilS encodes MLSGNNFSIKFVPDILKFQELYRNNNIIEEAKMEKRWQNLNRFEYKLLSDLLHLEKNLDFSGKSILLNLQVSGGMDSMCLLHALTKVLHSKLFNPKNKFKLIAQHFNHKKRGEESDLDAELIQKICIETGVPLYLEIAEEKTFSDGEKNFQNNARKWRKNKALLLSEKIKNELNCEHFYIVTAHHARDHVETVLLHILRGSALQGLKGIQKFSDDKLFYRPFAKINFEEIEEYSNEFSIKYRLDMSNLSNDYDRNYIRNHILGHLKKLRPNYQQAFHKLSEHAIEQLMLNETFLNSSLQGNFVIDKGTRSSELFHILIHKEKKLLGVVTKNCIDNILYEVELMFKKKIIKKEIKISSGWEIHLSNNNKNIEIDVFREKI; translated from the coding sequence GTGTTATCAGGAAACAACTTTTCTATCAAGTTTGTGCCTGATATCTTAAAATTTCAAGAACTATATAGAAATAATAATATTATTGAAGAGGCAAAAATGGAGAAGAGATGGCAAAATTTAAACCGATTTGAGTATAAATTGTTATCTGATTTACTTCATTTAGAAAAAAATTTAGACTTCTCTGGAAAAAGTATTTTGCTGAATCTGCAAGTTTCAGGTGGTATGGATAGCATGTGTCTTTTGCATGCTTTGACAAAAGTTTTGCATTCAAAACTTTTTAATCCCAAAAATAAGTTTAAGTTAATAGCTCAACATTTTAATCATAAAAAGCGTGGAGAAGAATCTGATTTAGATGCAGAACTTATTCAAAAAATTTGTATAGAAACTGGAGTTCCTCTTTATCTCGAAATCGCGGAGGAAAAAACCTTTAGCGATGGAGAGAAAAATTTTCAAAACAACGCGCGAAAATGGCGGAAAAATAAAGCTCTATTATTATCAGAAAAAATAAAAAATGAATTGAATTGTGAGCATTTTTATATCGTAACTGCGCATCATGCGCGCGATCATGTAGAGACCGTATTATTGCATATCTTAAGGGGTTCTGCCCTGCAGGGTTTAAAAGGGATTCAAAAATTTTCTGATGATAAACTTTTTTATAGGCCATTTGCAAAAATTAATTTTGAGGAAATTGAAGAATACTCAAATGAATTTTCTATTAAATATAGGTTAGATATGTCAAATTTATCTAATGATTATGATCGAAATTATATAAGAAATCATATTCTTGGACATTTGAAAAAGTTAAGACCAAATTATCAGCAAGCATTTCACAAATTGTCAGAGCATGCTATTGAGCAATTGATGCTTAATGAAACATTTCTTAATTCCAGTTTGCAAGGCAATTTTGTAATTGATAAGGGAACAAGATCTTCTGAGCTTTTTCATATTCTTATCCATAAAGAGAAAAAATTGCTAGGGGTTGTGACAAAAAACTGTATAGACAATATTCTCTATGAAGTGGAGCTTATGTTTAAAAAGAAGATAATAAAAAAAGAGATTAAAATAAGTTCAGGATGGGAAATTCATTTGTCAAATAATAATAAAAACATTGAGATAGATGTTTTTAGAGAAAAAATATAG
- the ftsH gene encoding ATP-dependent zinc metalloprotease FtsH has product MGKESWLKAALVWAAMIVLFALCFKLLYKPHEDVQKTYPQFQSYIEKSLGDQQSIVSVTVRSDNLRGDEIIAKLKDNSTVTTYGPADDGVRSQLRKELEAKKIPINYEKPDDSSVWWVSLITMWLPALLIVGLVLMFLRNMQGAGGKAMSFGKSRAKLQSEGANKVTFKDVAGIEEVKQECSEIVAFLKDHKKFQDIGARIPKGVLMMGAPGTGKTLLARAIAGEAGVPFFTISGSDFVEMFVGVGASRVRDLFENAKKNSPCIIFIDEIDAVGRHRGAGVGGGHDEREQTLNQLLVEMDGFEANDAVIIIAATNRPDVLDPALLRPGRFDRRVMVGLPDVRGRKDILGVHMKKIKHAEDINVERIALGTPGFSGADLENLCNEAALMAARNGMKRVIEKDFEAAKDKILMGPERRSAVLPKETIRVTAYHETGHALVSHFLKSRENVHKITVIPRGQALGVTAYLPKEDVYGYSKEDLLTTIAYAMGGRAAEEIKFSQFTTGASNDIQKATDLARRMVCQFGMSRLGPINFGQKSENPFLGRDWGESRNYSETLAHEIDMEVSKIINTQYELAKQVLVEHMDTFEKVSNILLEVETLDSEEFLEIINNNANAEKIKEIQLSKTLSGNSDGSDASGAKSDPSNTSAINPLNTTPTPA; this is encoded by the coding sequence ATGGGTAAAGAATCTTGGTTAAAAGCCGCGCTGGTGTGGGCAGCGATGATAGTTTTATTTGCTTTGTGTTTTAAGTTATTATACAAACCCCACGAAGATGTTCAAAAAACATATCCACAATTTCAAAGTTATATTGAAAAATCTTTGGGCGACCAACAGAGTATTGTGAGTGTAACCGTTCGTTCTGATAATCTCCGTGGCGACGAAATTATAGCAAAACTCAAAGACAACTCAACTGTTACGACCTATGGCCCCGCTGACGATGGCGTGCGCTCTCAGTTACGAAAAGAGCTGGAAGCTAAAAAAATTCCTATCAACTATGAAAAGCCAGATGACAGCAGTGTTTGGTGGGTGAGCCTCATTACGATGTGGTTACCAGCACTTTTAATTGTTGGCCTTGTGCTTATGTTCCTTCGCAATATGCAAGGTGCTGGCGGGAAAGCAATGTCATTTGGCAAAAGCAGAGCTAAGCTTCAGTCCGAAGGTGCAAATAAAGTTACTTTTAAAGACGTCGCTGGTATTGAAGAAGTTAAACAAGAATGTTCAGAAATTGTTGCGTTCCTAAAAGATCATAAAAAGTTCCAAGATATAGGAGCAAGAATTCCTAAGGGAGTTCTTATGATGGGAGCACCAGGCACAGGTAAAACTCTTTTAGCACGCGCAATTGCAGGCGAAGCGGGGGTTCCTTTCTTTACAATTTCAGGTTCTGATTTCGTTGAAATGTTTGTTGGTGTTGGAGCATCACGCGTGCGTGATTTATTTGAAAATGCCAAGAAAAACTCACCCTGTATTATATTTATCGATGAAATCGATGCTGTCGGTAGACATCGTGGTGCAGGCGTTGGTGGTGGGCATGATGAAAGAGAACAAACTCTCAATCAGTTGTTGGTTGAAATGGATGGTTTTGAAGCAAATGATGCTGTCATTATCATTGCAGCCACAAACCGTCCCGATGTCCTCGATCCCGCTTTGTTAAGACCCGGCCGTTTTGATAGACGAGTTATGGTTGGTCTACCCGATGTCCGTGGACGTAAAGATATTCTTGGCGTTCATATGAAAAAAATCAAACATGCAGAAGATATTAATGTTGAAAGAATTGCTTTAGGTACTCCAGGCTTTTCTGGAGCAGATCTTGAAAATCTTTGCAATGAAGCTGCACTTATGGCTGCTCGTAACGGCATGAAGCGTGTGATTGAAAAAGACTTTGAAGCTGCAAAAGACAAAATATTAATGGGACCAGAGAGAAGAAGTGCAGTACTGCCTAAGGAAACTATTCGTGTTACAGCATACCATGAAACTGGACATGCTCTTGTCTCGCATTTTTTAAAATCACGGGAAAATGTGCATAAAATAACTGTGATTCCACGTGGACAAGCTCTTGGTGTCACTGCATATTTACCAAAAGAAGATGTCTACGGTTATTCCAAAGAAGATTTATTGACGACGATTGCTTATGCAATGGGTGGCCGTGCCGCTGAAGAAATCAAATTCTCTCAGTTCACAACGGGTGCCTCAAACGATATTCAGAAAGCCACAGATCTTGCTCGCCGTATGGTATGCCAATTTGGTATGAGCCGTCTTGGACCCATAAACTTTGGACAAAAAAGTGAAAATCCATTTTTAGGGCGTGACTGGGGTGAATCGCGTAACTATTCTGAAACCCTTGCGCATGAAATCGATATGGAAGTTTCTAAGATCATCAACACTCAATATGAATTAGCAAAACAAGTTCTTGTTGAGCATATGGATACATTTGAAAAAGTTTCTAATATTCTACTTGAAGTTGAGACACTGGATAGTGAAGAGTTTCTTGAAATTATCAATAACAATGCAAACGCCGAGAAAATCAAAGAAATCCAGCTAAGCAAAACTTTAAGTGGCAACAGTGATGGAAGTGATGCTTCCGGGGCAAAATCAGACCCGTCAAATACGAGCGCTATAAACCCATTGAACACAACTCCTACACCAGCTTAA
- a CDS encoding LTA synthase family protein, with amino-acid sequence MKMIRKKMLILFNNVNDFLDKEKIFCILFSTFFLALISSFSIIRYFTEKYLGINLLNSTELKVHAIVSGILSDLFVTGIISIIFITFAFAADKFIFNKYIKKVSQRIKVFLFFIVAFFFLYLLSFHIPYVSFYSSLITPFHLKYLIDPAFIDASASSALDSRVLIAFFVPVVLSLLVYVAFKIPTRLKYFKIVFIILLSLMYGAKKLNEELNRSGRVWTPVHLKVNFIENLFSVYIFSKSYAIGDLSNKEYNTLTNYLGKNEELSKIINIKNSSKENELIPSDWENLLLNSSLKAEYHFGKELKEQIQDRIKNNDPLLVWVVIIESFKPEDGKFHYPSSKHTFQPFYDSLSASGISFTNAWTVGGVTRAGQEGSLCGSWVGEFTTAMQELPNINPECLPELLKRKYPEHVFSAFWHGGRFDFDGQGVFWKKHGMDLVISKENFDSNLPKTPWGLSDKVLLRRVAQNLDSITLANQNKIQFHAVLTVTNHDPWHLPKDASVELMEKHKEHLFLPPQITSSYTDEALEEFVHFLKNKKYPHAQAGTYWDNSIIFFVNDHGHAIPSLPYPQNIAWGINAENNLIIAIKKSQANLVINGGIVEKTLQKNSHNNNRIGVKIPNLASQADIYPTILDFFDFKNIYSLSDSLFANKRRWPIMVDLGDYVFAPSPYEVGKGMVWSRKDALNFKSDSMQNSMNYNYYNTARTLFKSSQFLLFNGNIMKNEEKNTDNVALIHDLN; translated from the coding sequence ATGAAAATGATTAGAAAAAAAATGTTAATACTGTTTAATAATGTCAATGATTTCTTAGATAAAGAGAAAATATTTTGCATTCTTTTTAGCACTTTCTTCCTAGCGTTGATATCAAGTTTTTCTATTATTAGATATTTTACTGAAAAGTATCTAGGGATCAATCTACTCAATTCTACGGAGTTGAAAGTTCATGCTATTGTCTCTGGAATTCTTTCAGATCTTTTTGTTACAGGTATAATATCTATTATATTTATTACTTTTGCTTTTGCTGCCGACAAATTTATTTTTAATAAATATATAAAAAAAGTTTCTCAAAGAATAAAAGTTTTTTTGTTTTTTATTGTTGCATTTTTTTTTCTGTATCTATTATCTTTTCATATTCCGTATGTAAGTTTTTATTCAAGCCTTATAACTCCATTTCATTTAAAATATTTAATTGATCCTGCTTTTATAGATGCGAGTGCATCATCGGCATTGGACTCTAGAGTTTTAATCGCTTTTTTTGTTCCAGTGGTTTTATCTCTACTCGTATATGTTGCATTTAAAATTCCAACCCGGTTAAAATATTTTAAAATTGTTTTTATTATTTTATTGAGTTTAATGTATGGTGCGAAAAAATTAAATGAAGAATTGAATAGATCAGGACGAGTGTGGACTCCTGTTCATTTAAAAGTGAATTTTATTGAAAATTTGTTTTCAGTTTATATATTTAGTAAATCCTACGCGATAGGGGATCTTTCAAACAAAGAATATAATACATTAACGAATTATTTGGGAAAAAACGAGGAATTATCAAAAATAATAAATATAAAAAATAGTTCTAAAGAAAATGAACTAATTCCATCTGATTGGGAGAATCTTTTATTAAACTCTTCCTTAAAAGCAGAATATCATTTTGGTAAAGAACTTAAAGAGCAAATTCAAGACAGAATTAAAAATAATGATCCTCTATTGGTATGGGTTGTCATTATTGAAAGCTTTAAACCTGAAGATGGAAAGTTTCATTACCCAAGTAGCAAACATACATTTCAACCTTTTTATGACTCTTTATCTGCTTCTGGTATATCATTTACCAATGCTTGGACAGTGGGAGGGGTGACCCGCGCAGGACAAGAAGGAAGTCTTTGTGGATCTTGGGTTGGAGAATTTACAACCGCCATGCAAGAACTCCCTAATATAAATCCTGAATGTTTACCAGAACTGTTGAAAAGAAAGTATCCTGAGCATGTATTTTCCGCTTTCTGGCATGGAGGACGTTTTGACTTTGATGGTCAAGGAGTTTTCTGGAAAAAACATGGAATGGATTTAGTTATAAGTAAGGAAAACTTTGACTCGAATCTCCCCAAAACTCCGTGGGGATTGTCTGATAAAGTTCTTTTAAGAAGAGTTGCTCAAAATCTAGATTCCATTACGTTAGCTAATCAAAATAAAATTCAATTTCATGCAGTCCTCACAGTCACAAATCACGACCCATGGCATCTCCCTAAAGATGCTTCAGTAGAATTAATGGAAAAACATAAAGAGCATTTATTTCTTCCTCCACAAATTACTTCATCTTATACAGATGAGGCGTTAGAAGAGTTTGTTCATTTTCTTAAAAATAAGAAATATCCACATGCTCAAGCAGGAACATATTGGGATAACTCAATCATCTTTTTTGTAAATGATCATGGACATGCTATACCATCCTTGCCTTATCCTCAGAATATTGCCTGGGGGATCAATGCTGAAAATAATTTAATCATAGCAATAAAAAAGAGTCAGGCAAATTTAGTTATCAACGGTGGAATTGTAGAAAAAACTTTGCAAAAAAACTCACATAACAATAATAGAATTGGAGTTAAAATTCCAAATTTAGCAAGTCAGGCAGATATCTATCCAACAATTCTTGATTTCTTTGATTTTAAAAATATTTATTCACTTTCCGATTCCTTATTTGCCAATAAAAGAAGGTGGCCTATTATGGTAGATCTTGGAGATTATGTTTTTGCTCCTTCGCCTTATGAAGTTGGAAAAGGAATGGTTTGGTCAAGAAAAGATGCTCTAAATTTTAAAAGCGATTCTATGCAAAATAGTATGAATTATAATTATTATAATACAGCACGTACATTGTTTAAATCTTCTCAGTTTTTATTATTTAATGGGAATATTATGAAAAATGAAGAAAAAAATACTGATAATGTTGCTTTAATTCATGACCTTAATTAA
- a CDS encoding DUF2652 domain-containing protein, with protein MEDNNTEQNEAMLLFADISGYTQFVKKHGFEWAHGQYIISEFLKSLLNEIKEPFKVAKLEGDAIFIYMPESDHIRAAIFMDNILNFFKAFENTKNKLESVNTCKCKSCCSLDSLHLKLIIHSGKILFYNINQYQELSGLDVIMLHRLSKNSVKGKKYILITEQAFNKIGSLNDLEFIRGKEKYDEIGEIKTFIHYPNIKLNENLIYVKKPLRIIKIFFKIKLLFYSLIKVMN; from the coding sequence ATGGAAGACAATAACACCGAGCAAAACGAAGCCATGTTACTTTTCGCTGATATCAGTGGTTACACTCAATTTGTTAAAAAACATGGGTTTGAATGGGCTCATGGACAATATATCATTTCAGAGTTTCTAAAATCATTATTAAACGAAATCAAAGAACCTTTTAAAGTAGCAAAGCTCGAAGGTGATGCTATTTTTATCTATATGCCTGAATCAGATCATATTCGTGCAGCAATTTTCATGGACAATATTTTAAATTTTTTTAAGGCATTTGAGAATACAAAAAACAAATTGGAATCAGTAAATACATGCAAATGTAAAAGTTGTTGCTCACTTGATTCTTTACATTTAAAACTCATCATTCATTCGGGTAAAATTCTTTTCTATAATATAAATCAATATCAAGAATTATCTGGTCTCGATGTTATTATGCTGCATAGATTATCTAAAAACTCTGTAAAAGGTAAAAAATATATTCTCATAACTGAACAAGCATTTAATAAAATAGGTTCTCTAAATGACTTAGAATTTATTAGGGGCAAGGAAAAATACGATGAAATTGGAGAAATAAAAACATTTATCCATTACCCAAATATAAAGTTGAACGAAAATCTTATTTACGTTAAAAAACCACTGAGAATAATTAAAATATTTTTTAAAATAAAATTACTATTTTATTCTTTAATTAAGGTCATGAATTAA